The nucleotide sequence CTGCTGGCCGGCATGGTGGCCGGGATCGGCGGTGCCTCCTACACGCTGGCGCTCTACACCTTCAGCAAGAACATGATCGGTGGCAAGGGCTTCATCGCGCTGGCGGCGCTGATCTTCGGACGGTGGAGCCCGACGGGTGCCCTGCTGGCCGCGCTCTTCTTCGGCTTCGCCGACCAGCTCGGCACCTACCTGAGTGCGATCGACAGCAGCATCCCGAGCGAGTTCCTGGCGATGCTGCCGTACCTGGCCACCCTGCTGGCGGTGGCCGGGCTGGTCGGCAAGGTGCGGGCGCCGGCCGCCGACGGCAAGCCCTACATCAAGGGCTGACCAGCGGCGGGGCAGGATGGGAGCGTGACGGTGGAGATTGACTGGGCCAGGCTGCGGGCGGCGGCGACCGACGTGATGCGGCACGCGTACGCGCCGTACTCGAACTTTCCGGTCGGGGCGGCGGCGCTTGTCGACGACGGCCGGGTGGTGGTCGGCTGCAACGTCGAGAACGCGGGCTACGGGGTGACGCTCTGCGCCGAGTGCGGGGTGGTGTCGGCGCTGCACGCCTCCGGTGGCGGCCGGCTCGTCGCGCTGTCGTGCGTCGGCGCGACAGGTGAGCCGCTGATGCCGTGCGGGCGGTGCCGGCAGCTGCTCTGGGAGAACGGCGGGCCGGACTGCCTGGTCGAGGCGGATCCGGTGCCGCTGCGGATGGCGGAGCTGTTGCCGCACGCGTTCGGGGTGGAGGACCTGGAGGCGATCGCGGCCTCGACGAAGGTGCCGGCGGTGCCGGAGGAACTGGCCGTATGGCGCGGGCGGGGCACCGTCTTCGTGCATCCGGACGTCTCCGGCGGGCAGCAGGTCTGGACCGGGTACTGGGAGCGGGCCGCCGGGGACGCCGAGGGCGCGCAGACCGGAGTACTCGAAGAGGCGCCGACCTGGGAGGACCCGGCCGACGCGGTGAGCTGGGGGCAGGCGCGTACGCCCCGGGTGGTGGTGGTCGACGCGGACGGGACGCTGTTCTGGGCCGGTGAGGGGGAACCGCCGGTCGAGATCCCCCGTCGCTGGGGTTCCTGATCGTTTTTGTTGGCCGCTGCGATCGGTGCAGAGCAAGTGGGAAGAAGGAAGTCGTGGGTGGGTTCGCCGCGGTCGACGTGATCCGGGTGAAGCGGGACGGCGGGACGCTGTCCGACGAGCAGATCGACTGGGTGGTCGACGCGTACACCCGGGGGCGGGTGGCCGACGAGCAGATGTCGGCGCTGGCGATGGCGATCCTGCTCCGGGGCATGACGCCGGGCGAGGTCGCCCGCTGGACGGCCGCGATGATCGCCAGCGGGGACCGGCTGGACCTGTCCGGGGTACGCCGGCCGACCGTGGACAAGCACTCCACGGGCGGGGTCGGCGACAAGATCACGCTGCCGTTGACTCCGCTGGTGGCGGCGTGTGGTGCCGCCGTACCGCAGCTCTCCGGGCGGGGGCTGGGGCACACCGGGGGGACCCTGGACAAGCTGGAGTCGATCCCGGGCTGGCGGGCCGCGCTCGGCAACGACGAGTTCATCGCCCAGCTCGGTGAGGTCGGTGCGGTGATCTGTGCGGCGGGAGAGCGGCTGGCGCCGGCCGACCGCAAGCTCTACGCGCTGCGCGACGTCACCGGGACGGTGGAGGCGATCCCGCTGATCGCCAGCTCGATCATGAGCAAGAAGATCGCCGAGGGTACCGGGGCGCTGGTGCTGGACGTGAAGGTCGGCTCGGGCGCGTTCATGAAGTCGGAGGCGGACGCCCGGGAGCTGGCCCGGACCATGGTCGAGCTGGGTGGCGCGCACGGGGTGCGGACGGTTGCCCTGCTCACCGACATGTCGACGCCGCTCGGGCTGGCCGTGGGCAACGCGGTCGAGGTGACCGAGTCGGTGGAGGTACTGGCCGGCGGCGGGCCGGCCGACGTGGTGGAGCTGACCGTCGCGCTGGCCCGGGAGATGCTGGACGCCGCCGGGCTGCCGGACGCCGATCCGGAGCGGGCGCTGCGGGACGGCCGGGCGATGGACGTGTGGCGGGCGATGATCCGGGCCCAGGGCGGGGATCCGGACGCCGCGTTGCCGGTCGCCCCGGAGGTGGAGGTCGTCCGGGCCGACCAGGACGGGTACGTCGCCGCCGTGGACGCGTACCGGATCGGGATAGCCGCGTGGCGGCTCGGCGCGGGACGGGCCCGCAAGGAGGACCCGGTCAGCGCCGGTGCCGGAGTGCTGCTGCACCGGAAGCCGGGCGATCCGGTCCGGGCCCGTGACCCGCTCTACGAGCTGCGTGCCGACGAGGCGGACCGGATTCCGGCGGCCCGCGCGGTCGCGGCCGGGGCGGTGTCGGTCTCGGCCGACCGGCCGAAGCTGCCGGCGCTGGTGTTCGACCGGATCGGTTAGCCGCCCGGCGGCCGTGCACCCGGCCGGCCCGGACCCAGGCCCGGGTGGCGGCGTTACCAGGCTGGGGCGATGGTGCCGGCGCGGCTGCCACGCCGGGTGGCCATGGTGTACGGTCTGCCGACCCGCTATCCTCCGTCGCCGAGGGGTAGCACGGGGTGCTTGACCGGCACGACGACGGGTCCACACCGCGCCCGGTGCCGTGGGCTTCGTCCGCGCCCCGTGCGACTGTCGACGTGACGGGAATCCAGGCTGTGACCGTATCCGCTCCCGACCCGCAGTCGGTCCGGGCCGAAAATGTCGCCGAGTTGCAGCGGCTGGGGCTGCCCCTGCCGCCGGCGCAGTTTCCGCTGGTGTGGGAGCCGGGTGACGCCGTCGAGCTGCGCCCCACCGCCGAGATCGAGGCCCGGACGGCCGTACTGCACCTGGTGCTGGCCCGCTGCTTCGGGCTGTCGCCGGAGGCGGGGATGAGCTGGCTGCTCGGTTCGCACCTGGTGGAGGCGGTGACGCCACCGGAGTGGCAGTTCGTGATGGGCAGCCGGGGCGACCACCGCTCGTTCGTACTGCACCACGACGCGGTCTTCGCGCTGGCCTGGGTACTCGGGCTGAGCCGGCACCTCGACCCGACCGAGCCCAGCGACGAGCGGCTGATGGAACGCCTGCCGAACCTGGCGGCGGGGGAGACCTTCGCCCAGTGGCGGTCCCGCATCCTCGCGGCGCCCCGGGACGCGGCCGAGGTGGCCGCCGTACTCGACTTCTACTACTGCCTCGACTGGGGTTACCTGGAGGCGGAGCAGGAGGGGCTGCGACTGCCGGGGATGATCGACAGCAACGCGATCGGCCAGCGGCGGTGGGCGCTGGAGTGGGCGGTGGTGTTCCGGGGACCGTTCCACGACCCGCCCGCCGGTTGGGAGGAGGTCGACCTCTCCACCTGACGCCGGCCCGGTGATCCGCTGCCGTCGGCCCGGCGCTGGGCCGCTCCGCGCGCTCAGCGTGGGTGGTGGACGGTCAGCTGGACCGCGACGGTCACGGTGGTCGGGTCGGGGAGGTCGTCGATCCGGCGGTCGAGCCGGGCCGGGTCGGCGTGCCAGGCGCTCGGACCCATCCCGACCAGGGTGCGCAGCCCGGCCCGGTCGAGCCGGAGGGTGGCCCGGTGCGTCGCCGTACCGCCCGGGGTGAAATGGTCGGCCAGGCTGCCGGCGACCCGGGCCTCCTTGGCCGGGTCGACCCGGAGCAGGCCGAGCCGGTCGACCAGTTCACCGAGATGTTCGGCGGCCGGCGTGACCACCAGCAGGGCGCCGTCCGGCCGGAGTACCCGGCGGAACTCCGGCCCGTTGCGCGGGGCGAAGACGTTGCAGAGCAGCCCGGCGGAGCCGTCGGCGAGGGGCAGCCCGTGCCAGGTGTCGCAGAGCGCGGCACCGGCCCGGGGATGGGCGCGGGCGGCCCGCCGCAGCGCCGGCTTGGAGACGTCCAGGGCCAGCCCGACGGCGGCGGGCAGGGCGTCGAGCACCGCGGCGAGGTGCCGGCCGGTGCCGGCCCCGGCGTCCACCACCAGTTCCGGGTACGCCTGTGCGGCCGGCCCGGCGAGCTCCCGGGCGGCGTCGGCGAGTGCCTCCGAGATCAGGTCGTAGTGGCCGGCGCCGAGGAACTCCTCCCGGGCGGCCACCATCGCCGGGGTGTCCCCGGAGTGCGTGACCCGACCGGCGGTCAGGTTGACGTACCCCTGGCGGGCCAGGTCGAAGCTGTGCCCGACCGGGCAGCGCAGCGCGACCACGGCGGCCTGCGGTACGGCGGCCAGCGGCCGGCCGCAGACCGGGCAGCGCAGCCGCCGCAGGACCTCGGGTGGCACCCCGTCACGATAGTGCCCGGGCCACGGGTGCCCCGACGGTGCCCGGCTGCGGGGCCCGTGGTGCGGCCGGCGGGCGGGTCGGCCGGGCCACTAGGGTCGGTGCATGGCGGCGATCGGCTACGAAGACATCCTGCGGGTCCCCAAGGCGCTGCTGCACGACCACCTGGACGGCGGGCTGCGCCCGGCCACGGTGGTCGAGCTGGCCGGTGCGGTGGGGCACCGGCTACCCACCACCGACCCCGAGGAGTTGGGCCGGTGGTTCGTGGCGGCGGCCGACTCGGGGTCGCTGGAGCGCTACCTGGAGACCTTCGCGCACACCGTGGCGGTGATGCAGACCGTCGAGGGGCTGCGCCGGGTGGCCGCCGAGTGCGCCCTGGACCTGGCCGCCGACGGCGTGGTCTACGCCGAGGTCCGGTTCGCCCCGGAGCAGCACCTGGAGCGGGGGCTCGGGCTCGACGACGTGGTGGAGGCGGTGCTGGCCGGCTTCGCCGAGGGTGCCGCCGAGGCGGCGGCGACCGGGCACCCGATCCGGATCGGGACGCTGCTGACCGCGATGCGGCACGCCGCCCGGTCGCAGGAGATCGCCGAACTGGCGGTCCGGCACCGGGACACCGGTGTGGTCGGCTTCGACATCGCCGGGGCGGAGGCGGGCTTTCCGCCCACCCGGCACCTGGACGCCTTCGAATACCTGCAACGGGAGAACTTCCACTTCACCATCCACGCCGGCGAGGCGTTCGGGCTGCCCTCGATCTGGCAGGCGATCCAGTGGTGCGGTGCCGACCGGCTCGGGCACGGGGTACGCATCGTCGACGACATCACCCCGGGCGACCACCGGCCGGTGCTCGGCCGGCTGGCGGCGTACGTGCGGGACAAGCGGATCCCGCTGGAACTCTGCCCCTCCTCGAACGTGCAGACCGGTGCCGCGCCGTCGATCGCCGAGCACCCGATCGGGCTGCTGCGGGACCTGCGCTTCCGGGTCACCGTCAACACCGACAACCGGCTGATGAGCGGCACCTCGATGTCCCGGGAGATGGCGCTGCTGGTCGAGGCGTTCGGCTACGGCTACGCCGAGTTGCAGTGGTTCACCGTCAACGCGATGAAGAGCGCCTTCATCCCGTTCGACGAGCGGCTGGCCATCATCAACGAGGTCATCAAGCCGGCGTACGCCAAGCTGCTGCCCTGACTGTGAGGCTGGCCGGTCCGGTACGACCGGCTGCCGATCGGCCGCGAAGTGGGGACGTCTCGGACGATTTCCGGTCCGCTATCTCTTTTGGTCGGGAAATCTGCCGGGCCGGTCAGTTCGACTGTCCTGGCGGCCATTCGGTGGTCCGCACGGACCGCGTAATCCGGCACTTCGGCCTTGCCGTACCGGACCGGTCGGGCAATGGTTCTTCCCGCTGCGGAGATGCAGGCTCGCGGGTGACACCGGAGCCGGGCGCAGCCACCGTACGCGAGGGCGTAGGGTTCCCCCGTGCCGGTAACGTTCGATACGTTGCGGTGCGGGTCCCGGGTACGGGCCGAGCAGCGACCTTCCGGCTTCGGGCGGTCGGTGACAATGGAGCATGGACAGGATGCGTGACTACCCTGGGTGACGCCAGAAAGACGGACTGCTGTCAAATCGCCGGGACATCCCGATGCGCTTCCAGTCGGTGACAACCTGGGCTTTCTTCTTGAGTTGTGGCGTGATGGAATCTCGGAGGTCCGACCCGCCCGGGTCGGTCGATCAGCGGTGCCCTGGGCCTTTGGCCGGGTGCTGGATGGGAAGGCGGTGACGTGAGCAAGCGGCCGAAGACAGCAAGCCCGATCCTGTCGCGTCTCCGCTGGCCGGTCGCCGGCCGGCTGCGCGACATGCCGATCTGGTCGAAGCTGGGTCTGATCATGATCGCGCCGACCATCGCGGTCGTCGTGGTCGGCACGACCAGCATCGTCGACCACATGGAGACGCTGGACGACGCGAACCGGGCGCACACCCTGGCGACGCTCGCCCAGACCTCCGGTGAACTGGTGCACGACCTCCAGGACGAGCGCGCCGGCGCCGTACTGCTGCTCGGCTCGCGCAACGACGCGACCCGGAAGGCGGCCCGCGACGCGTACGGCAAGGTGCACCCGGAGGTCGACAAGGCCAAGGGTCCCTACTCGGAACGCCGGGCACAGCTCGACGAACTGCCGGGCAACTTCGACACGCTGCTGGCCCAGATCGACCAGGGCCTGGCCGACCTGCCGGGCATCCGCAGCCAGGTCATCAACTCCAAGTTGAAGCTGACCGATGCGGCACAGTCGTACGAGGGTCTGATCAACGACCTGCTGAACATCCGGGACCTGGCCTCGCAGCTCGCCGGCGACTCCTCGCTGAGCGACCGGATGCGGGCCGCCGCCGCCAACGCGCGCGGCAAGGAGTTCCTGTCGATGCGGCGGGTCGTGGTGCACCGCGCCCTGATCGACGGTCAGCTGACCGCCGCCCTACAGACCGACTACATCGCCACCGAAACCGGTCAGCAGCAGGCGTTGCAGACCTTCAAGGCGATCGCCACCGGTCCCGAGGCGGCGTTCTACGACGAGACGGTCACCGGCGCCGACGTGCGCGAGGTCGACAGCTACGGCGGCTGGATCCGGGGCCGGACGAACGAGAGCATGGCCGATGCGCCGTTCGACGCCGACGACTGGGACTCGGCGATGCTCGGCAACGCCCAGCTGATCCGTACCGTCGAGGGTCGGCTCGACGCCGACGTGCTGACCGAGGCGAGCGCCCTCCGCGACGACGTGCAGCGGACGGTCTTCCTGGAGACCGGTCTGCTGCTCAGCATGCTGCTGCTGGCGGTGCTCTTCGCCTACCTGGTCGCCCGCTCGATGGCCCGTTCGCTGCGCGAGCTGCGGCACGGCGCGCTCTCGATCGCCCAGTACGGCCTGCCGCACGCGGTCTCCCGGCTGCGCGACCCGCAGATGACCGCCCAGATGTCACCGGTGCAGGTGGCCAACCAGATCGCCGAGCCACTACCGGTACGCAGCAAGGACGAGTTCGGGCAGGTGACCGAGGCGTTCAACGCCGTCCACCTGGAGGCCGTCCGGACCGCCGCCGAGCAGGCCGCACTGCGCGCCTCGGTCGCGACGATGTTCGTCAACCTCGCCCGCCGTTCGCAGATCCTGGTCGACCGGCTCATCGGTCACCTGGACCGGCTGGAGCGGGGCGAGGAGGACCCGGACCGGCTGGGCGAGCTCTTCCAGCTCGACCACCTGGCCACCCGGATGCGCCGCAACGACGAGAACCTGCTGGTGCTCGCGGGCGCCGACTCGACCCGTGTGCAGCGTGAACCGGCGGCCTTGATCGACGTGCTCCGGGCCGCGCAGTCCGAGGTCGAGCACTACACCCGGATCGAGTTCGGCATGGTCGACCGGGACCTGGAGGTCCAGGCCGCCGCCGTCAACGACCTGGTGCACCTGGTCGCCGAGCTCTTCGACAACGCCACGGCCTTCTCCCCGCCGGACTCGCAGGTCATGGTGGAGGCCCGCCGGGTGGGTGACCGCGGGACCCTCTTCGTGGAGGACCGGGGCATCGGCATCACCGCCGAGCAGTTGCAGGACCTCAACGAGCGGCTCGCCACGCCACCCGCCGTCGACGTGACCGTCTCCCGGATGATGGGTCTGGTCGTGGTCGCCCGGCTGGCCTCCCGGCACGGCGTACGGGTCGAGCTGCGGCCCGGCCCCGACCGGGGGACGGTCGCCGAGGTCACGCTGCCCGCCGCGATGCTGATTCCCCGGGCGCTCTCCGGCCGCACCCAGCAGCCCGGCGGCCCGATCGCGCCGGAACCGACCGCCCGTCCGGCGATCGGCGGCCCGCTCGCCCTGGAGAGCGGTCCGGCGGCCACGCCGGCACCGGCCTTCGGCGGCGGTGGCCGCGGGCCGGGCTTCGGTGCCGACCCGGGTCCGGGCTTCGGCGCCGACCGTGGCCCCGGCTTCGGCGGCGACCGCGCCCCGGGCTTCGGCGGCGGTGACCGTGGTCCCGGCTTCGGCGGCGACCGCAACCGCGACGGCGCGCCGCTCGGCCGGCCCTACGAGCCGGCGATGAACGGTGGGCACACCGGTGGCGCCCCGAGCCAGCCGAGGGAGATGCCGGCCTGGTCCGACCTCACCGGCGCCCGGGGGGCTGTCCGCAACGGGAACGACCCCTTCACGCCCCGGGTGCCGAACGGGCACGACGTCGAGCCGCTGCCGCAGCGGCGGGCCACCGAACAGGACGCCGGTCCGTCGCCGGCCGAGACGACGATGTCCGGGTTCATCCCCCGGCAGCGTCCGGCCACGCCGGAGCCGCAGTCGAACCAGCCGAACGGGCTGGCCGCACTGCCGCCGGCCGCCACGCCGCCGCCGGTGCCACCGGTTTCGGCGCCGCCGTTCGGCCAGCCACCGGTCTCGGCGCCGCCGTTCGGTCAGCGGCCGGTTTCGGCGCCGCCGTTCGGTCAGACGGCGCCGCCGCCCGCTCCGGCGCAGCCGCCCGCCGCGCCGTCGCCGGCCCAGTCGGGCAACGCCCCGCCGGCCTGGCCACCGGTGAACACGCCGGACCGGGAGACCGCCGCACCGCCGGTGCCGGAGCGGCTGGCCGCGGCCCTGGACATGACCGCCGAGCTGCCCCGGATGGCTCGGCCCTCGGCGGCGGAGGCCACGGCCAACGTGGAGGCCCGGCCGAAGTTCGCCGACGAGACCATGGAACTGCCGATCTTCCGCGAACTGGAGTCGGCCTGGTTCCGCACCCGCCGGAAGCCCGAGGAAACCGGTGGGCAGCCGCAGGGAGCCCCTACGGCTCCCCAGGCGACCGGCCAGGCCGTCGCGGTGGACACCGCCGTTCCCGACGCGGCCCGGATCAGATCCGTACCGACCACAGGCAACGCGGCAACGGTCGACAGCCCGGCCCCCGGTGGCCAGCAGCCGGGAAGCGGTCCGGCCACCAACAGCACCGGTCGGCCGGGCGAGGGCAGCGGTTGGCGTACTGCGGCCGACGACGGCTGGCGGGCGGCCATGGCGGCTACGACAGCCGCCACGACGCCCAACCAGACCACCCAGACCGGACTGCCCAAGCGGGTACCGATGGCGCAGTTGGTGCCCGGAGCCGTGGAGAAGCCGACCACCTCGGTGCAGCGTCGTACGCCGGAGGCGGTGCGCGGGCTGTTGTCCGCGTACCACCGTGGGGTGCAGCGTGGCCGCACGCACCCGACGGACGACCAGTCGACCAGTCCGGAGGCGACTCCGGCAGGGCAGCAATCCCCGCAGGCCGGAGTGGGCCCCGCGACCGCGAGCGGCCAGAAGGAGCATGAAGGATGACATCTACGCAGGATCTCGGTTGGCTGCTGGCCAACTTCGCCGATCGTGTACCCGGCGTCGCCCACGCGATCGCCGTCTCCGCGGACGGCCTGCTCCTGGCGTCGTCACGGGACCTTCCGCGTGACCGGGCGGATCAGCTCGCCGCGATCGCGTCCGGCCTGGTCAGCCTCACCCAGGGGGCGGCGCGCTGCTTCGAGGGTGGGGCGGTGCTGCAGACGGTGGTCGAGATGGACAATGGGTTCCTGTTCCTGATGTCCATCTCGGACGGCTCGTCCTTCGCGGTCCTCGCCGCCCGCAGCTCTGACGTGGGTCAGGTGGGCTACGAGATGGCACTGCTCGTCGACCGGGTCGGTGACGCTCTGACGCCGCCGCCCCGGGCCGCCGCGGGGATGCTGAGCTAGAGGTGGTATCCGGCCGGTGCGGCTCGCCGGCCGGCGCGACGACAATGCAACAATGACGAACTCCAGGCGTTGAGTCTCGGGTACGACGTGAAAGGGGGTGGACGGTGATGATGGCCGAACGCGACGAGCCGACTGGCGCGCTGGTGAGGCCATATGCCGTTACCCGTGGTCGTACCCGGCCGAGGCTTGACATCGCCCTGGAGGCGCTCGTCGAGACGACGGTGCGCGGTCGGTCCGCCGGCAACGGCAATGGCGGCCAGGGCCGGGAGCATCAATACATCGCCGCGCTGTGTGATGGTCGGCTGCAGTCGCTCGCGGAGATCGCGGCGCGGATGCAGTTGCCGCTCGGAGTGGCTCGGGTCCTGATCGCCGACATGGCCGCTGACGGCCTGGTGGCGGTACACGAACCGACAATCCTGGACGACTCAAACGACGCGGTGGGCACTGAACTGCTGGAGAGGGTGCTGAGTGGACTTCGCAGGCTCTGACATGTCGCACCGCCCAACGGCCGGGCGCGTGACATCGGCGAAGATCGTCATCGCCGGTGGCTTTGGCGTCGGCAAGACGACGCTGGTCGGTTCGGTCTCGGAAATCACGCCGCTGACCACCGAGGCGATCATGACGTCGGCTGGCGTAGGTGTCGACGACACCCGCCAGGTGCCGGGCAAGACGACCACCACGGTCGCCATGGACTTCGGTCGGATCTCGATCGACCGGGACCTTATCCTCTACCTGTTCGGCACCCCGGGCCAGACGCGGTTCTGGTTCATGTGGGACGAACTGGTGCGGGGAGCGATCGGCGCGGTCGTCCTGGTGGACACCCGTCGGCTGGCCGACTGCTTCGCGGCCATCGACTTCTTCGAGCACCGGCGGCTGCCGTACCTCGTGGCGATCAACTGCTTCGACGGTATGCAGTACCACGACCCGCAGGACGTGCGGGACGCGCTGGCGATCTCGAACGAGGTGCCGGTCGTCGCGTGTGACGCCCGGAACCGGGAGTCGACCAAGCACGTACTGATCTCGCTTGTCGAGTACGTGCTCACCATGCGGCGCTCGCGCGCCGTCGCCCCGGCCTGACCGGCGCGAGCTAGCCGCCCCGTCGGGAGTGGCCCGGCCGTAGGCCGGTGCCGGCCCGCCCGACGAGGTCGCCAGGGCCCGCGCCGGCCGACGGCTGTTCGCCTTTCGGCGGCCGGCCGCGTCCCGGTGGTGACGGCGCGGAACGCGCCCTCCGCCACCTGCCGGCCCCGGCCAGCGCCGTCGCGGCCTGTCCACTGTGGCGTCACGATGGCGAGTGTGCACTGTGTGCCCAGGTGGCGGCGGAGGCCCGGTGGCCCTGGAGGGGATCTGGCCCGGCCGGTTCAGGAGACCCGGCTCCAGGAGCCGGAGACCACGGTGAAGACACCCAGCGAGTCCGGTTCCATCCCGCCGTGCCGGATCGGCGCGAACGAGTACGATCCGGCGATCCCCTCGGTGATCTGGTTGCCCAGATAGGCGCGCAGCCGACCCCGGTCGACGCTCTTGCCGAGCCGGGCCGCGTTGACGATCAGTCGCAGCGCGTCGGACCCGTAGGGCGCGAAGCCGCTGAACGA is from Micromonospora sp. WMMD1102 and encodes:
- a CDS encoding cytidine deaminase; this encodes MEIDWARLRAAATDVMRHAYAPYSNFPVGAAALVDDGRVVVGCNVENAGYGVTLCAECGVVSALHASGGGRLVALSCVGATGEPLMPCGRCRQLLWENGGPDCLVEADPVPLRMAELLPHAFGVEDLEAIAASTKVPAVPEELAVWRGRGTVFVHPDVSGGQQVWTGYWERAAGDAEGAQTGVLEEAPTWEDPADAVSWGQARTPRVVVVDADGTLFWAGEGEPPVEIPRRWGS
- a CDS encoding thymidine phosphorylase, whose translation is MGGFAAVDVIRVKRDGGTLSDEQIDWVVDAYTRGRVADEQMSALAMAILLRGMTPGEVARWTAAMIASGDRLDLSGVRRPTVDKHSTGGVGDKITLPLTPLVAACGAAVPQLSGRGLGHTGGTLDKLESIPGWRAALGNDEFIAQLGEVGAVICAAGERLAPADRKLYALRDVTGTVEAIPLIASSIMSKKIAEGTGALVLDVKVGSGAFMKSEADARELARTMVELGGAHGVRTVALLTDMSTPLGLAVGNAVEVTESVEVLAGGGPADVVELTVALAREMLDAAGLPDADPERALRDGRAMDVWRAMIRAQGGDPDAALPVAPEVEVVRADQDGYVAAVDAYRIGIAAWRLGAGRARKEDPVSAGAGVLLHRKPGDPVRARDPLYELRADEADRIPAARAVAAGAVSVSADRPKLPALVFDRIG
- a CDS encoding DUF4272 domain-containing protein — protein: MTVSAPDPQSVRAENVAELQRLGLPLPPAQFPLVWEPGDAVELRPTAEIEARTAVLHLVLARCFGLSPEAGMSWLLGSHLVEAVTPPEWQFVMGSRGDHRSFVLHHDAVFALAWVLGLSRHLDPTEPSDERLMERLPNLAAGETFAQWRSRILAAPRDAAEVAAVLDFYYCLDWGYLEAEQEGLRLPGMIDSNAIGQRRWALEWAVVFRGPFHDPPAGWEEVDLST
- a CDS encoding putative RNA methyltransferase produces the protein MRCPVCGRPLAAVPQAAVVALRCPVGHSFDLARQGYVNLTAGRVTHSGDTPAMVAAREEFLGAGHYDLISEALADAARELAGPAAQAYPELVVDAGAGTGRHLAAVLDALPAAVGLALDVSKPALRRAARAHPRAGAALCDTWHGLPLADGSAGLLCNVFAPRNGPEFRRVLRPDGALLVVTPAAEHLGELVDRLGLLRVDPAKEARVAGSLADHFTPGGTATHRATLRLDRAGLRTLVGMGPSAWHADPARLDRRIDDLPDPTTVTVAVQLTVHHPR
- a CDS encoding adenosine deaminase, with protein sequence MAAIGYEDILRVPKALLHDHLDGGLRPATVVELAGAVGHRLPTTDPEELGRWFVAAADSGSLERYLETFAHTVAVMQTVEGLRRVAAECALDLAADGVVYAEVRFAPEQHLERGLGLDDVVEAVLAGFAEGAAEAAATGHPIRIGTLLTAMRHAARSQEIAELAVRHRDTGVVGFDIAGAEAGFPPTRHLDAFEYLQRENFHFTIHAGEAFGLPSIWQAIQWCGADRLGHGVRIVDDITPGDHRPVLGRLAAYVRDKRIPLELCPSSNVQTGAAPSIAEHPIGLLRDLRFRVTVNTDNRLMSGTSMSREMALLVEAFGYGYAELQWFTVNAMKSAFIPFDERLAIINEVIKPAYAKLLP
- a CDS encoding nitrate- and nitrite sensing domain-containing protein produces the protein MSKRPKTASPILSRLRWPVAGRLRDMPIWSKLGLIMIAPTIAVVVVGTTSIVDHMETLDDANRAHTLATLAQTSGELVHDLQDERAGAVLLLGSRNDATRKAARDAYGKVHPEVDKAKGPYSERRAQLDELPGNFDTLLAQIDQGLADLPGIRSQVINSKLKLTDAAQSYEGLINDLLNIRDLASQLAGDSSLSDRMRAAAANARGKEFLSMRRVVVHRALIDGQLTAALQTDYIATETGQQQALQTFKAIATGPEAAFYDETVTGADVREVDSYGGWIRGRTNESMADAPFDADDWDSAMLGNAQLIRTVEGRLDADVLTEASALRDDVQRTVFLETGLLLSMLLLAVLFAYLVARSMARSLRELRHGALSIAQYGLPHAVSRLRDPQMTAQMSPVQVANQIAEPLPVRSKDEFGQVTEAFNAVHLEAVRTAAEQAALRASVATMFVNLARRSQILVDRLIGHLDRLERGEEDPDRLGELFQLDHLATRMRRNDENLLVLAGADSTRVQREPAALIDVLRAAQSEVEHYTRIEFGMVDRDLEVQAAAVNDLVHLVAELFDNATAFSPPDSQVMVEARRVGDRGTLFVEDRGIGITAEQLQDLNERLATPPAVDVTVSRMMGLVVVARLASRHGVRVELRPGPDRGTVAEVTLPAAMLIPRALSGRTQQPGGPIAPEPTARPAIGGPLALESGPAATPAPAFGGGGRGPGFGADPGPGFGADRGPGFGGDRAPGFGGGDRGPGFGGDRNRDGAPLGRPYEPAMNGGHTGGAPSQPREMPAWSDLTGARGAVRNGNDPFTPRVPNGHDVEPLPQRRATEQDAGPSPAETTMSGFIPRQRPATPEPQSNQPNGLAALPPAATPPPVPPVSAPPFGQPPVSAPPFGQRPVSAPPFGQTAPPPAPAQPPAAPSPAQSGNAPPAWPPVNTPDRETAAPPVPERLAAALDMTAELPRMARPSAAEATANVEARPKFADETMELPIFRELESAWFRTRRKPEETGGQPQGAPTAPQATGQAVAVDTAVPDAARIRSVPTTGNAATVDSPAPGGQQPGSGPATNSTGRPGEGSGWRTAADDGWRAAMAATTAATTPNQTTQTGLPKRVPMAQLVPGAVEKPTTSVQRRTPEAVRGLLSAYHRGVQRGRTHPTDDQSTSPEATPAGQQSPQAGVGPATASGQKEHEG
- a CDS encoding roadblock/LC7 domain-containing protein, which produces MTSTQDLGWLLANFADRVPGVAHAIAVSADGLLLASSRDLPRDRADQLAAIASGLVSLTQGAARCFEGGAVLQTVVEMDNGFLFLMSISDGSSFAVLAARSSDVGQVGYEMALLVDRVGDALTPPPRAAAGMLS
- a CDS encoding DUF742 domain-containing protein, which produces MAERDEPTGALVRPYAVTRGRTRPRLDIALEALVETTVRGRSAGNGNGGQGREHQYIAALCDGRLQSLAEIAARMQLPLGVARVLIADMAADGLVAVHEPTILDDSNDAVGTELLERVLSGLRRL
- a CDS encoding ATP/GTP-binding protein yields the protein MSHRPTAGRVTSAKIVIAGGFGVGKTTLVGSVSEITPLTTEAIMTSAGVGVDDTRQVPGKTTTTVAMDFGRISIDRDLILYLFGTPGQTRFWFMWDELVRGAIGAVVLVDTRRLADCFAAIDFFEHRRLPYLVAINCFDGMQYHDPQDVRDALAISNEVPVVACDARNRESTKHVLISLVEYVLTMRRSRAVAPA